A region from the Kineothrix sp. IPX-CK genome encodes:
- a CDS encoding ferritin, whose translation MLNKEISSKITEQINYELFSAYLYLDISNYYADNNLNGFANWFKIQAQEERDHAMLFMDYLLNNSEKVVLKDIKAPNASYSDFRQPAVAAFEHELKVTEKIHDIYGAAYELKDYRTMQFLDWFIKEQNEEEKNAEENIKKYDLFGGDAKGLYLLDSELGTRVYSAPSLVLT comes from the coding sequence ATGCTTAACAAGGAAATTTCATCAAAGATAACGGAACAGATAAATTATGAATTATTTTCAGCTTATTTGTATCTGGATATTTCCAACTATTATGCGGACAACAATTTGAACGGTTTCGCGAACTGGTTTAAGATTCAGGCACAGGAAGAACGCGACCATGCCATGCTTTTTATGGATTATTTGTTGAATAACAGCGAGAAGGTGGTTCTTAAGGATATAAAGGCGCCTAATGCTTCCTACAGTGATTTCAGACAGCCTGCGGTTGCGGCCTTTGAACATGAGCTGAAGGTAACAGAGAAGATCCACGATATTTACGGTGCTGCATATGAGCTGAAGGATTATAGGACCATGCAGTTTTTGGATTGGTTCATTAAGGAACAGAATGAGGAAGAGAAGAATGCTGAGGAGAATATAAAGAAGTATGATTTGTTCGGCGGTGATGCAAAGGGACTTTATTTGTTGGATTCCGAACTGGGAACGCGTGTATACAGTGCGCCGTCGCTGGTGCTAACATAA
- a CDS encoding glycosyl hydrolase family 8 encodes MNTFETKTYRNLFLESGKSKEIISQRLSEIWNTFFYGSEEEKIYHLAGNDMGYLEDTGNHDVRTEGMSYGMMICVQMDKKEEFDRLWKWACTYMWMEEGENEGYFAWSCTTDGKKNSIGPAPDGEEFFALALFFASHRWGEGYGIFAYAKQARKILSACLHKGQNGRSGTPMWNLSNKQILFVPGVDFTDPSYHLPHFYELFALWAEEEDRLFWKEAAAVSREYLKMACHKKTGMNAEYAEFDGRPMSRFLPWTVDRHDWFYSDAYRTVANIGLDFEWFGVTKGQEKAAPRLQHFLGEVRKEDPYRIYEVNGTCLEGTALHPVGLLAATAQGSLAVIGSSADKAEIAQAWSFVERLWNEPLRRGDRRYYDNCLYFFAFLALSGNYRIW; translated from the coding sequence ATGAACACATTTGAGACAAAGACCTACCGCAATCTGTTTCTGGAAAGTGGTAAATCGAAGGAAATCATTTCCCAAAGGCTTTCGGAAATCTGGAATACTTTCTTCTATGGCAGCGAAGAGGAGAAAATATATCATCTTGCAGGGAATGATATGGGGTATCTGGAGGACACCGGTAATCACGATGTCAGGACGGAGGGAATGTCCTATGGTATGATGATCTGTGTGCAGATGGACAAGAAAGAGGAATTTGACAGACTGTGGAAATGGGCATGTACCTACATGTGGATGGAGGAAGGTGAAAACGAAGGGTACTTCGCTTGGTCATGTACTACAGACGGAAAGAAGAATTCTATTGGTCCGGCACCTGACGGAGAAGAATTTTTTGCTCTGGCACTTTTCTTTGCATCTCATAGATGGGGAGAGGGATATGGAATCTTCGCATATGCAAAACAAGCGAGGAAGATTTTGAGTGCCTGCCTCCACAAGGGACAAAACGGCAGATCAGGAACTCCCATGTGGAATCTCAGCAATAAACAGATTTTATTCGTACCCGGAGTCGATTTTACGGATCCTTCGTACCATCTGCCTCACTTTTATGAGCTGTTTGCTTTATGGGCAGAGGAAGAGGACAGACTTTTCTGGAAAGAGGCTGCGGCCGTCAGTCGGGAGTACTTGAAGATGGCCTGTCATAAAAAAACCGGTATGAATGCGGAATATGCAGAATTTGACGGAAGACCGATGAGCAGGTTTTTGCCATGGACCGTAGATCGTCATGACTGGTTTTACAGTGATGCCTATAGAACTGTGGCCAATATCGGGCTGGATTTTGAATGGTTCGGAGTAACGAAAGGACAGGAAAAAGCGGCGCCAAGATTGCAGCATTTTCTGGGAGAAGTGAGGAAGGAGGATCCTTACCGGATATATGAGGTGAACGGCACCTGTTTAGAAGGAACGGCACTTCATCCGGTAGGGCTGTTAGCGGCTACCGCGCAGGGCTCTCTGGCAGTTATAGGGAGCTCCGCGGATAAGGCGGAAATTGCGCAGGCATGGAGCTTTGTGGAAAGGCTGTGGAATGAGCCTTTGCGCCGGGGAGACAGAAGGTATTATGACAATTGTCTTTATTTCTTCGCCTTTTTGGCACTGAGCGGGAATTATCGTATCTGGTAA